In Gammaproteobacteria bacterium, the following proteins share a genomic window:
- the rimO gene encoding ribosomal protein S12 methylthiotransferase RimO: protein MIENNILPKIGLVSLGCPKALVDSERIVTRLRAEGYLLSANYQDANLVVINTCGFLDAAVEESLEAIGDALAENGRVVVTGCLGARAEVIRSNYPDILAVTGPHALEEVMAAIHAYLPPPHHPYHALIPPAGLKLTPSHYAYLKIAEGCNHRCTFCIIPSLRGDLVSRPIDAVLAEAEHLVDAGVQELLVIAQDTSAYGADLKYRRGFWNGRPVRTRLPELAQALGEMGIWVRLHYVYPYPLVDEIVPLMADGYLLPYLDVPFQHASPSVLKAMRRPADTEDTLARIRAWRLICPDLVLRSTFIVGFPGETEDDFKRLLDFLANASLDRVGCFTYSPVAGAVANHFPNQVPDEIKEERQERLMELQATISAERLERYLGKRLMVLIDAVDENGAIARGPGDAPEIDGVVYIDDGQAFAPGEFHEVEIMDADEHDLWAVPIKKIEH, encoded by the coding sequence CTACCAAGATGCTAATCTGGTAGTAATTAATACCTGCGGCTTTCTTGATGCGGCAGTAGAGGAATCCTTGGAAGCGATTGGCGATGCCCTCGCCGAAAATGGGCGGGTGGTGGTGACTGGTTGTCTCGGCGCGCGCGCTGAAGTAATCCGCAGCAATTATCCCGATATTTTGGCAGTGACCGGACCACATGCCCTAGAAGAAGTCATGGCGGCCATTCATGCGTATCTTCCACCACCGCATCATCCTTATCATGCGCTAATTCCTCCCGCTGGACTCAAACTTACACCATCCCATTATGCCTATCTGAAAATTGCTGAGGGTTGCAACCACCGCTGCACCTTTTGCATTATTCCCAGTCTACGCGGTGATTTAGTGAGTCGTCCAATTGACGCAGTATTGGCGGAGGCGGAACATTTAGTGGATGCCGGCGTACAGGAATTGCTGGTGATTGCTCAGGATACCAGTGCTTATGGAGCTGATCTTAAATATCGTCGCGGTTTCTGGAATGGTCGGCCGGTGCGTACCCGACTGCCGGAACTTGCCCAAGCACTGGGTGAGATGGGGATATGGGTACGGTTACATTATGTTTATCCCTACCCACTGGTGGATGAGATCGTTCCTTTAATGGCCGATGGTTATCTGCTGCCGTATCTGGACGTACCGTTCCAACACGCCAGCCCGTCAGTGCTCAAAGCCATGCGCCGTCCGGCGGATACTGAGGATACCCTCGCACGTATCCGCGCCTGGCGATTGATTTGTCCTGACCTGGTCTTGCGCAGCACGTTTATCGTCGGTTTTCCTGGAGAAACCGAGGACGATTTCAAACGTTTACTCGATTTTTTAGCAAATGCTTCATTGGATCGAGTAGGATGTTTTACTTATTCACCTGTTGCGGGTGCCGTTGCCAATCATTTTCCCAATCAAGTTCCTGATGAAATCAAAGAAGAACGTCAAGAACGCCTGATGGAGCTTCAGGCTACTATCTCTGCGGAGCGCCTGGAGCGTTATCTGGGTAAACGGTTGATGGTATTGATTGACGCAGTAGATGAAAATGGAGCAATCGCGCGTGGCCCCGGCGACGCCCCGGAAATTGATGGCGTGGTTTATATCGACGACGGACAAGCGTTTGCGCCTGGTGAATTCCATGAAGTGGAAATAATGGATGCCGATGAACACGATTTGTGGGCGGTACCGATAAAAAAAATTGAACACTAA